A single window of Anopheles moucheti chromosome 2, idAnoMoucSN_F20_07, whole genome shotgun sequence DNA harbors:
- the LOC128298055 gene encoding uncharacterized protein LOC128298055 yields the protein MRVRTAPNATRTSELQHFANFLLRIGEGRHDTFAGLDRSFAKLPLDMVVSRSGNSAHAINALIAKIYQDIARYYRDPAFFSDRAILSPLNVDVTSVNNVVLDRIPEPEQEYRSVDPLVNPEEHEHLQLPSEYRLRQKRFAPVLLLRNLNSDMGLCNGTRLQIVDLKRNCLRAKILTGKRRGEDVLLPRIYCDSNDKGHPFQIRRK from the coding sequence ATGCGGGTACGCACGGCACCAAACGCTACTCGAACCAGCGAGCTGCAGCATTTCGCCAACTTTCTGCTGCGTATCGGTGAAGGACGGCACGATACGTTTGCAGGGCTGGACCGTTCGTTCGCGAAGCTACCGCTGGACATGGTAGTGTCCCGTTCGGGGAATTCGGCACACGCCATCAACGCCCTGATCGCGAAGATCTACCAGGACATCGCAAGGTACTATCGGGACCCGGCCTTCTTTTCGGATCGCGCGATTTTGTCGCCGCTGAACGTTGATGTGACCAGCGTGAACAACGTGGTACTAGACCGAATACCTGAACCTGAACAGGAGTACCGTTCGGTCGATCCGTTGGTCAACCCGGAGGAACACGAACATCTGCAGCTTCCTTCGGAGTACCGGTTGCGGCAGAAGCGATTTGCGCCGGTCCTTTTATTGCGCAACCTCAATTCCGATATGGGGTTGTGTAATGGTACGCGTCTCCAGATTGTGGACCTAAAACGAAATTGTTTGCGAGCCAAAATACTGACGGGCAAGCGGCGAGGTGAGGACGTGCTGCTGCCTCGCATCTACTGTGACAGCAACGATAAAGGGCACCCGTTCCAGATCCGCCGTAAATAG